From Topomyia yanbarensis strain Yona2022 chromosome 1, ASM3024719v1, whole genome shotgun sequence, one genomic window encodes:
- the LOC131677041 gene encoding uncharacterized protein C2orf42 homolog isoform X2 has product MSFKLESRCNKRGIKKCPKCGTYNGHRASSCKNKTCRHILSVPKTSRAASGSDYFAAVQVKHYSQEQSTKLFSVRKLNGTKMVRGFVEIRDESDEPLLQLRTAICYVDCRPHTDHEGTCQHVRVASEANETAEELVIQQQCLDMLNVTIDVREAIWKQQLSCSTENGPLVQKVSADTFVVRCDDEFHQPVPFCHVQLKHPDSIIYDCQILDTYEGGSSCYHAFIVAAAILSAPKYYPVFRQVISHLLTPTGKAFAPSEISIVDSAILFSNNSTAQCSLLEELTTVKSCDQFLVATIQEPQSDGQISFKSEQIATDFIDPSIEDNGPRSPIIELVNSTENSICATETFAASYDDNLQLMDCQIELMDQFNLTDRIDFCPSDVELSDDNLVFPVENALDNEAIDDVEPQTEPSSSKKSTKERSKLVEVTTKKSALRQTAKISKDKMKKGSYNVRRLMKILESNGVVFNRLKQREAVEMAAQADSSYTAESLPSYEATRCSLSFTHWLESVIEQLNSVIEYGGNGKPEVQIFTIHENFFKCLRARFSVGHQLRMPDHSIELTGTQRKGRTCQVFKFTCYKSLRHVFKTDKIALKFEKSFCRTATGIYEEIDLSNVPVSHAFASKADTDGKVHYFVIEWIAGVLPSSGFGEMRITLEYGHKENHMYVNPPKIVDTEDGLSALIESNS; this is encoded by the exons ATGTCGTTCAAGTTAGAATCCCGTTGCAATAAACGAGGCATTAAAAAATGCCCCAAGTGTGGTACCTATAATGGCCATCGAGCGAGCAGTTGTAAAAATAAAACTTGTCGACACATTCTTAGTGTCCCAAAAACCTCCAGAGCGGCATCCGGCAGCGACTACTTCGCCGCGGTTCAAGTAAAACACTACTCCCAGGAGCAGtctacaaagttgttcagcGTTCGAAAGTTGAATGGTACTAAGATGGTCCGTGGATTCGTGGAAATCCGTGATGAATCAGACGAACCGTTGCTACAATTGAGGACGGCAATTTGCTACGTAGATTGCCGTCCCCATACCGACCACGAGGGAACCTGTCAACATGTACGCGTTGCTTCCGAAGCAAACGAGACGGCCGAAGAACTTGTTATTCAGCAGCAATGTTTGGACATGCTGAACGTTACTATCGATGTGAGAGAGGCGATTTGGAAGCAACAATTAAGCTGCAGCACTGAGAATGGTCCACTGGTCCAGAAAGTATCGGCGGATACCTTTGTGGTGAGGTGTGATGATGAGTTTCATCAACCTGTACCGTTTTGTCACGTGCAGCTGAAGCATCCGGACAG CATTATCTACGATTGCCAAATATTGGATACATATGAAGGGGGCTCTTCGTGTTACCATGCTTTCATCGTTGCTGCTGCTATTCTAAGTGCTCCAAAGTATTATCCAGTGTTTCGTCAAGTTATAAGTCACCTACTGACACCTACAGGCAAGGCGTTTGCTCCAAGCGAAATCTCGATTGTGGACAGTGCGAttctattttccaacaattctACAGCCCAGTGTAGTTTACTGGAAGAATTAACAACCGTAAAAAGCTGTGATCAGTTTTTAGTCGCAACGATACAAGAACCACAGTCGGATGGACAGATTTCTTTCAAATCTGAACAAATTGCTACGGATTTTATTGATCCTAGTATCGAGGACAACGGTCCGAGATCGCCAATTATTGAACTAGTCAACAGTACCGAAAATAGCATTTGCGCTACGGAGACTTTCGCTGCCAGTTATGACGATAACCTGCAACTGATGGACTGCCAAATTGAGCTGATGGATCAGTTTAATCTAACGGATCGGATCGATTTCTGTCCCTCGGATGTTGAGCTCAGTGACGATAATCTTGTATTTCCGGTCGAGAATGCTTTGGACAACGAGGCGATAGATGATGTCGAGCCCCAAACGGAGCCCAGTAGTTCAAAGAAATCCACCAAAGAACGTTCGAAGCTGGTTGAAGTGACGACGAAAAAGTCCGCCCTAAGACAAACTGCAAAAATTTCCAAAGATAAGATGAAAAAAGGAAGCTATAACGTGAGACGATTGATGAAAATCCTGGAATCGAACGGTGTTGTGTTCAACAGGTTGAAACAACGCGAAGCGGTGGAGATGGCGGCACAGGCAGATAGTTCGTACACAGCGGAATCGTTACCCTCGTACGAGGCAACGCGGTGCAGTTTGAGTTTCACCCATTGGCTGGAATCGGTGATAGAACAG CTCAACTCCGTGATCGAATATGGGGGGAACGGAAAACCTGAAGTGCAAATTTTCACCATACACGAG aattttttcaaatgtttgcgGGCACGATTTTCGGTGGGGCATCAGCTACGGATGCCAGATCACAGCATCGAGCTGACTGGAACCCAGAGAAAGGGGCGCACGTgccaggtttttaaattcacgtGCTACAAAAGTTTGCGCCATGTGTTTAAAACTGATAAG ATTGCGCtaaaattcgagaaatcgtTCTGCCGAACTGCTACTGGTATTTACGAAGAAATTGACCTCTCCAATGTCCCTGTCAGTCATGCGTTCGCATCCAAAG CTGACACTGACGGGAAGGTTCATTATTTCGTGATCGAGTGGATCGCCGGGGTGCTTCCTAGTAGTGGCTTTGGTGAAATGCGGATTACGCTGGAGTATGGCCATAAGGAAAATCACATGTATGTGAATCCGCCGAAGATTGTAGACACCGAGGACGGACTTTCGGCATTGATTGAGTCCAACAGCTGA
- the LOC131677041 gene encoding uncharacterized protein C2orf42 homolog isoform X1 codes for MSFKLESRCNKRGIKKCPKCGTYNGHRASSCKNKTCRHILSVPKTSRAASGSDYFAAVQVKHYSQEQSTKLFSVRKLNGTKMVRGFVEIRDESDEPLLQLRTAICYVDCRPHTDHEGTCQHVRVASEANETAEELVIQQQCLDMLNVTIDVREAIWKQQLSCSTENGPLVQKVSADTFVVRCDDEFHQPVPFCHVQLKHPDSIIYDCQILDTYEGGSSCYHAFIVAAAILSAPKYYPVFRQVISHLLTPTGKAFAPSEISIVDSAILFSNNSTAQCSLLEELTTVKSCDQFLVATIQEPQSDGQISFKSEQIATDFIDPSIEDNGPRSPIIELVNSTENSICATETFAASYDDNLQLMDCQIELMDQFNLTDRIDFCPSDVELSDDNLVFPVENALDNEAIDDVEPQTEPSSSKKSTKERSKLVEVTTKKSALRQTAKISKDKMKKGSYNVRRLMKILESNGVVFNRLKQREAVEMAAQADSSYTAESLPSYEATRCSLSFTHWLESVIEQLNSVIEYGGNGKPEVQIFTIHENFFKCLRARFSVGHQLRMPDHSIELTGTQRKGRTCQVFKFTCYKSLRHVFKTDKIALKFEKSFCRTATGIYEEIDLSNVPVSHAFASKGKRALIKAFEYKTYIKMGTYKADTDGKVHYFVIEWIAGVLPSSGFGEMRITLEYGHKENHMYVNPPKIVDTEDGLSALIESNS; via the exons ATGTCGTTCAAGTTAGAATCCCGTTGCAATAAACGAGGCATTAAAAAATGCCCCAAGTGTGGTACCTATAATGGCCATCGAGCGAGCAGTTGTAAAAATAAAACTTGTCGACACATTCTTAGTGTCCCAAAAACCTCCAGAGCGGCATCCGGCAGCGACTACTTCGCCGCGGTTCAAGTAAAACACTACTCCCAGGAGCAGtctacaaagttgttcagcGTTCGAAAGTTGAATGGTACTAAGATGGTCCGTGGATTCGTGGAAATCCGTGATGAATCAGACGAACCGTTGCTACAATTGAGGACGGCAATTTGCTACGTAGATTGCCGTCCCCATACCGACCACGAGGGAACCTGTCAACATGTACGCGTTGCTTCCGAAGCAAACGAGACGGCCGAAGAACTTGTTATTCAGCAGCAATGTTTGGACATGCTGAACGTTACTATCGATGTGAGAGAGGCGATTTGGAAGCAACAATTAAGCTGCAGCACTGAGAATGGTCCACTGGTCCAGAAAGTATCGGCGGATACCTTTGTGGTGAGGTGTGATGATGAGTTTCATCAACCTGTACCGTTTTGTCACGTGCAGCTGAAGCATCCGGACAG CATTATCTACGATTGCCAAATATTGGATACATATGAAGGGGGCTCTTCGTGTTACCATGCTTTCATCGTTGCTGCTGCTATTCTAAGTGCTCCAAAGTATTATCCAGTGTTTCGTCAAGTTATAAGTCACCTACTGACACCTACAGGCAAGGCGTTTGCTCCAAGCGAAATCTCGATTGTGGACAGTGCGAttctattttccaacaattctACAGCCCAGTGTAGTTTACTGGAAGAATTAACAACCGTAAAAAGCTGTGATCAGTTTTTAGTCGCAACGATACAAGAACCACAGTCGGATGGACAGATTTCTTTCAAATCTGAACAAATTGCTACGGATTTTATTGATCCTAGTATCGAGGACAACGGTCCGAGATCGCCAATTATTGAACTAGTCAACAGTACCGAAAATAGCATTTGCGCTACGGAGACTTTCGCTGCCAGTTATGACGATAACCTGCAACTGATGGACTGCCAAATTGAGCTGATGGATCAGTTTAATCTAACGGATCGGATCGATTTCTGTCCCTCGGATGTTGAGCTCAGTGACGATAATCTTGTATTTCCGGTCGAGAATGCTTTGGACAACGAGGCGATAGATGATGTCGAGCCCCAAACGGAGCCCAGTAGTTCAAAGAAATCCACCAAAGAACGTTCGAAGCTGGTTGAAGTGACGACGAAAAAGTCCGCCCTAAGACAAACTGCAAAAATTTCCAAAGATAAGATGAAAAAAGGAAGCTATAACGTGAGACGATTGATGAAAATCCTGGAATCGAACGGTGTTGTGTTCAACAGGTTGAAACAACGCGAAGCGGTGGAGATGGCGGCACAGGCAGATAGTTCGTACACAGCGGAATCGTTACCCTCGTACGAGGCAACGCGGTGCAGTTTGAGTTTCACCCATTGGCTGGAATCGGTGATAGAACAG CTCAACTCCGTGATCGAATATGGGGGGAACGGAAAACCTGAAGTGCAAATTTTCACCATACACGAG aattttttcaaatgtttgcgGGCACGATTTTCGGTGGGGCATCAGCTACGGATGCCAGATCACAGCATCGAGCTGACTGGAACCCAGAGAAAGGGGCGCACGTgccaggtttttaaattcacgtGCTACAAAAGTTTGCGCCATGTGTTTAAAACTGATAAG ATTGCGCtaaaattcgagaaatcgtTCTGCCGAACTGCTACTGGTATTTACGAAGAAATTGACCTCTCCAATGTCCCTGTCAGTCATGCGTTCGCATCCAAAGGTAAACGAGCCCTCATTAAAGCATTTGAGTATAAAACTTACATCAAAATGGGTACTTACAAAGCTGACACTGACGGGAAGGTTCATTATTTCGTGATCGAGTGGATCGCCGGGGTGCTTCCTAGTAGTGGCTTTGGTGAAATGCGGATTACGCTGGAGTATGGCCATAAGGAAAATCACATGTATGTGAATCCGCCGAAGATTGTAGACACCGAGGACGGACTTTCGGCATTGATTGAGTCCAACAGCTGA
- the LOC131677042 gene encoding ras-related protein rab7, with translation MATRKKVLLKVIILGDSSVGKTSLMNQYVNKRFSNQYKATIGADFLTKEVVIDDRVVTMQIWDTAGQERFQSLGVAFYRGADCCVLVYDTTAPNTFKNLDSWRDEFLIQASPRDPDHFPFVVLGNKIDLENRAVSTKRAQQWCQAKNDIPYFETSAKEGINVDSAFQTIAKNALAQESEVELYNEFPDQIKLNADRNNRPRNGDNCSC, from the exons ATGGCGACTAGGAAAAAAGTTCTGCTGAAAGTGATCATCCTCGGTGATAGCAGCGTGGGTAAAACGTCGCTTATGAATCAGTATGTGAATAAGCGCTTCTCCAACCAATACAAAGCCACGATCGGGGCTGATTTCTTGACTAAGGAAGTGGTGATTGACGATCGGGTAGTGACAATGCAA ATTTGGGATACTGCCGGTCAGGAACGGTTCCAATCACTCGGAGTTGCATTCTATCGTGGAGCGGATTGCTGCGTTCTGGTGTACGACACGACCGCTCCGAATACCTTTAAAAATCTTGACTCCTGGCGAGACGAATTTCTGATCCAGGCGAGCCCGCGGGATCCAGATCACTTCCCATTCGTAGTGCTAGGAAATAAGATCGATTTGGAGAATCGAGCA GTTTCAACGAAACGCGCCCAGCAATGGTGTCAAGCGAAGAACGATATTCCCTACTTTGAAACGTCGGCCAAAGAAGGCATCAATGTAGATTCTGCTTTCCAAACTATTGCCAAAAACGCGTTAGCCCAGGAGAGTGAG GTGGAGCTCTACAACGAGTTCCCCGATCAAATCAAGCTGAACGCGGATCGCAACAACCGACCTCGAAACGGAGACAACTGTTCTTGCTAA